The DNA region TCGTTCGTGCGCGGACTTCGGCTCGGCCGAGCGATCGGCTGGGTGGACAGTTAGTTCGCATATAACGGCGCTTGCTGGCTGACTTCGGTGTTAGTCGCAAGCTGAGAATCACTCGGCACAGAATTTCACTCCAATCGTTCCGCTCCGTTCCGTTTCGTTCCGCACTTCGAATCAAATTCGATGGCCCGCTGAATCTGAAGAATCTGCGCCTCAAGCTGAGCTGTGATACGAATCCGCATCTGAATAGAAGTCACCTCAAATAGTCGCCTCCAATTGCTTGCGTGCTGTTGTGCATCTTGGAGAGATGCATTCCCTGGTAATGTTAGGATTCCTGTGGGCTGGCCTGGTGGCGTGCAGCTGGGCAGGAGTCACCACCCAGCCGCCTCCACTGATTCGCACCCTGAGCGCCGGAGGAGACATAGGACCCCAGTTCGATGTGAGCAAACCCACGGAACCCGAAGGTGAGTCCCGTCTCCCAATTGCAGCGCAGTTAGAAACGTGCTAAATCCGAGCTTAGGCACTAGAAcgtgaaataatttaaatagcTTGAACTTGAATGGTTGTCCAGTTCAATTATGCAACGAGTGGCTAACTTGGGTCTATCAAGGCTGCGAATCTGAGGCACTAAATAGTCACTTGTACTTAATTTCCCAACTGAGACCACAAAGTTAAGTATTCTACGTAATGCAGTGAAACAAAAAAGCATTGCGAATGGCGGGTGACCTATTACGAAATAGACGATTTAATGTAACTGCTCAAATTGCCGACAAAAgtgcaacaaattaaaattttctaGTCACCTAATTGTTAAGTTTTGCAGTGATTGCAGTTAACGATATTCAACGGCTTTCAAAAGAACACCCAAATAAATCAGTTTGGCAGCAGACAGCCAACTGATTAATCATATACTTTTGGTTTCATTGACAAGCCTAAATTAACAGTCGGCGAATAAAGCTTAACTGTAACCTGTCTCAGTGTCGAGGTCGTcgggcggtgggtggtgggtggcagCGGGTGGAATACTCCGCCCCTCGCAAAACTACCTCAACTGAATATTAATTACGATCATCATCACCGCAAGTAAAGCAGTGAATGGTCGACGTTCCAAATCGCGAAATGCTGATGTTATAAAgccaaaaagtaatttttaatatCTAAAACTCCATTTAAGGTGAGATATATCTATACCCTCTAATCATAgaataattttgtttctaaaataaagtttttgaTTTCTCAAATATTGGGAGATTCAATACAATGTTGCTACCtatatttccataaattttACTGTCGCTGCtactaaaacaataaaatggccGTGTCGTATAAATTAAGATGGgcatataaaataaagattAGAAGTCGAGAAATGGAAATTCAAGTGcatatatttactaatttaAACGTAAATAACAATAAGTACACATAAATCAGCCGAGAAAATGGAATTCAGAAATTCCGACTTACATtaaacaatgcaaaaaaatatatatcgaGCAGCGTTTCAAGCGCATAAATCAAGAAAAGTCGTTTTCCACTCGAAGGGGATCTACCTGCCACCGAATTGTGGAAAGCCTGGGCATTTTCTGCGACGTACTTACATTACTAAAAATAAGTCACATTAACTAGTCGCGCACTTAAAATGCGATCCGGAACATGTTCAAGTGCCAACTGGATCTCACTGGAGATGGGCAATTAATACGTGACATGGCACTTGACTTACCCAGCGATTTCCGATCCGatttagttttaattagtTCTCGTTCTCCAAATCCCACTTCAGACGCGAAATTCTGGCACAAGGTGGGCCTGAGGCAGCTGGAGAAGACCATTAAGCAGGCCCAGCGGGTGAAGGAGCACTCCTACCAGAAGAAGGCCCGGAACATCATCGTCTTCATCGGTGACGGCATGGGAGTATCCACGATCAGTGCTGGTCGCATCTACAAGGGACAATACCTGAAGCACGGCTTCGGCGAGGAGGAGACTCTCGTCTTCGACGACTTCCCAAACACTGGAATGGCCAAGGTCCGTTGATATGGGTATCTAATTTGGTCGAGAACTCAAACGAATGCTGATATAATCTCTTGCAGACTTACAATGTGGACAAACAGGTGCCGGACTCGGCGGGCACCGCCACTGCGATCTTCTCGGGTTCGAAAACCCATTACGGAGCCATCGGAATGGATGCCACCCGCTCCAAGAAGAACGGCCAGCAAGGCAGGGTCCAAAGCGTCATGGAGTGGGCCCAGAAGGAGGGCAAGCGCACTGGAGTGGTCACCACCACCAGGATCACCCATGCCACGCCTGCCGCCACGTACGCCCACATCTACGACCGGGATTGGGAGTGCGACACGGAAGTGCCCGCGGAATCGGTGGGCATTCATGTTGATATTGCCCGTCAGCTTGTGGAAAATGCTCCGGGAAATCGATTCAATGTGATTCTGGGCGGCGGCATGTCCCCCATGGGCATCCTAAATGCCTCCGAGGTGAAGACTACGATTTTCGAAGGACCCACGGAAACGATTTGCAGCCGAGCTGACAATAGGAATCTTCCTGCCGAGTGGTTGGCTCATCACGCCAACGACACTGTTCCTCCAGCATTGGTACACAACCGGAAGGATCTGCTCAATGTGGATGTCAAGAAGGTGGACCACTTGATGGGCCTGTTCCGAAACAATCACATCACCTACTCCATAGCCAGGGAGGCAGGTGAGCCTTCGCTGCAGGAGATGACGGAGACGGCCTTGGGAATCTTGGAAAGGGGCGATGAGTCCAACGGCTATGTGCTCCTCGTTGAAGGAGGCCGCATCGACCAGGGTCACCACATGAACTATGCGCGTGCTGCTCTCCATGAGCTCTACGAATTCGATTTGGCCATCCAAGCGGCCGTCAACAACACGGATCCCGAAGAGACGTTGATCCTGGTGACGGCCGACCATTCCCACGCGGTTACCTTCAATGGCTACGCACTCCGCGGAGCTGACATCCTGGGAACAGCCAACTCGCACGAGAAAAACGATCCCATGTTCTACGAGACCATCTCGTACGCCAATGGTAAGATA from Drosophila santomea strain STO CAGO 1482 chromosome 3R, Prin_Dsan_1.1, whole genome shotgun sequence includes:
- the LOC120453824 gene encoding alkaline phosphatase 4 isoform X2, producing MHSLVMLGFLWAGLVACSWAGVTTQPPPLIRTLSAGGDIGPQFDVSKPTEPEDAKFWHKVGLRQLEKTIKQAQRVKEHSYQKKARNIIVFIGDGMGVSTISAGRIYKGQYLKHGFGEEETLVFDDFPNTGMAKTYNVDKQVPDSAGTATAIFSGSKTHYGAIGMDATRSKKNGQQGRVQSVMEWAQKEGKRTGVVTTTRITHATPAATYAHIYDRDWECDTEVPAESVGIHVDIARQLVENAPGNRFNVILGGGMSPMGILNASEVKTTIFEGPTETICSRADNRNLPAEWLAHHANDTVPPALVHNRKDLLNVDVKKVDHLMGLFRNNHITYSIAREAGEPSLQEMTETALGILERGDESNGYVLLVEGGRIDQGHHMNYARAALHELYEFDLAIQAAVNNTDPEETLILVTADHSHAVTFNGYALRGADILGTANSHEKNDPMFYETISYANGPGYWDHLANDSRPQNSSNMWLPLKHFTEEERTAPTYRHLATVPRKDETHGGEDVAVFAYGPGSSLIRGVFEQNYLAYVMSYAGCLGPAKDFDDSCEDYQNEQKERPLDKPNPNKSGASVLGASLIPIVTAATAGILGAHWL
- the LOC120453824 gene encoding alkaline phosphatase 4 isoform X3; this encodes MGVSTISAGRIYKGQYLKHGFGEEETLVFDDFPNTGMAKTYNVDKQVPDSAGTATAIFSGSKTHYGAIGMDATRSKKNGQQGRVQSVMEWAQKEGKRTGVVTTTRITHATPAATYAHIYDRDWECDTEVPAESVGIHVDIARQLVENAPGNRFNVILGGGMSPMGILNASEVKTTIFEGPTETICSRADNRNLPAEWLAHHANDTVPPALVHNRKDLLNVDVKKVDHLMGLFRNNHITYSIAREAGEPSLQEMTETALGILERGDESNGYVLLVEGGRIDQGHHMNYARAALHELYEFDLAIQAAVNNTDPEETLILVTADHSHAVTFNGYALRGADILGTANSHEKNDPMFYETISYANGPGYWDHLANDSRPQNSSNMWLPLKHFTEEERTAPTYRHLATVPRKDETHGGEDVAVFAYGPGSSLIRGVFEQNYLAYVMSYAGCLGPAKDFDDSCEDYQNEQKERPLDKPNPNKSGASVLGASLIPIVTAATADYSRTDGFVE
- the LOC120453824 gene encoding alkaline phosphatase 4 isoform X1, which gives rise to MHSLVMLGFLWAGLVACSWAGVTTQPPPLIRTLSAGGDIGPQFDVSKPTEPEDAKFWHKVGLRQLEKTIKQAQRVKEHSYQKKARNIIVFIGDGMGVSTISAGRIYKGQYLKHGFGEEETLVFDDFPNTGMAKTYNVDKQVPDSAGTATAIFSGSKTHYGAIGMDATRSKKNGQQGRVQSVMEWAQKEGKRTGVVTTTRITHATPAATYAHIYDRDWECDTEVPAESVGIHVDIARQLVENAPGNRFNVILGGGMSPMGILNASEVKTTIFEGPTETICSRADNRNLPAEWLAHHANDTVPPALVHNRKDLLNVDVKKVDHLMGLFRNNHITYSIAREAGEPSLQEMTETALGILERGDESNGYVLLVEGGRIDQGHHMNYARAALHELYEFDLAIQAAVNNTDPEETLILVTADHSHAVTFNGYALRGADILGTANSHEKNDPMFYETISYANGPGYWDHLANDSRPQNSSNMWLPLKHFTEEERTAPTYRHLATVPRKDETHGGEDVAVFAYGPGSSLIRGVFEQNYLAYVMSYAGCLGPAKDFDDSCEDYQNEQKERPLDKPNPNKSGASVLGASLIPIVTAATADYSRTDGFVE